In Alnus glutinosa chromosome 7, dhAlnGlut1.1, whole genome shotgun sequence, the sequence tAAAAGGGAGTTAGTAGTGAGGCAGCTCTGTAAAGGTACGTAGAATATGACTGTCTTGATTTTATAACAACATCAGATCTATAGTTATACATTTTactgatttttgttttaattgggAGGAATATGTTTGCTCATAATTAATGCTTTACTCATggccgtgtgtgtgtgagatGTTGGTGATGAAATAGTACTTTACACACTTTAGATGTTATTGGTGTTTTCATCATCTTGTTGAATAAAGAAtatgttctttttcattttttaaattagtgATTGGGCTATTAATGTTTAAATGgtattatgtttatgttttggtAATTGTTTGTGTTATTGTCTAAATTAAGTGATGATGCAATATTGGAAGAGAAAAACAAGTAGCTAGAATTGAGACTTGAGAGGGAGTAGACAGCCCTGTTGGTCATTTTTGTGGTGTTACTTAATTAGTGTGGTGCAGCGGTGGTTGCTTGAGAAATTTAGAAATGTTTGGGGTGGACCAATTAAAATGCAAAAAAGTGGTGCTCTAGGGGACGatttcaatgatttttttttttaatatattaaattaaattttattatgaaCTTTTAATCTTCGTCTAGTTAACTCAATAAAAAAGTTTTACCTACTAATTTATTTAGAGTATTCACAGCAGCTTTCTTAAAAGGTGTATGATATCtaagttttagaaaaaatttcaaaaaagttacaaaaatccTTCCATAGCAATTTTCGtttctctataaaaaaaatatatatatatatattttaataatataggaaaaatgaaggaaaattgCAGTGGAGTGTctttttggaggaaaaaaaaaaaaggtgattttATTTCCtacatataagaaaaaaaatggttgaaaaaCTGTTGTAAATGCTCTTACGTGGGTAATGAGCATTAATGTCGTCGGAACTGTTTCAGCCATTTTTTGAAACTGTTGTGTTCAATGAAAGATATTCAAGGCATGGGCTGAATATCTACTGTACTAATTAATTACACATGCCACACCTTCCCTCTCCCATGTGCCCCTCCTTTCTATTTAATTTCCGTCTCAGGAATGGGAAAATTTGGGAAAATAATGATGGTGTTGTTGGAATAAATTTACTATTTCGACACTATTCGTTTTATTAGAGCACATTCCATGAATCAGGACTGggtatgtatttttaattttgataaaataatttttatacctgcttatattaatgcatttttgATGCTGTGTTTTTCTTCTTACTATGAATCTATGTTTGTTTGTAAATACATTATAATGTATGAATCTATTAGATTTGGTAATGGATGTTTGTAAATACTTTAGTATGAAtctatgtttgtttttttacatgCTTATATAAATTGATTTAAACTTGttattatagatatatatatcgACATGGCTGATTTAAACGAAGAGGAGCACAAGGTTGACATTATTTCTCTTCCAAATGACATGTTGATAGAAATTCTTACAAAAGTTGCTTCATCTTCCTTCACCGACCTTTTCAAGGCAAAACTTACTTGCAGTGATTTATGCCGGTTGGCAGAGGAGGATCAAATCCTCCAACAATTATCTTTGAAGAAGATTTCGTTATTTTGGTCTACAAATACTGAAATTACGTTCTTAAGATGTTACAAAGAGAGTGGAAACTAATATGCAATATATAGAGAAGGTATGCATAGATACTTCACTTCCAAGAATCCGGAACTAGGGCTTAAGTTATTAGAAAAAATTTCTGAAAAGGGATACGTTAGAAGCATCGTACATATATAGTGTTATTTTAAGTTGTTATGGGGGCCAATTAAAGTATCAGGGCTTGCGGATTTTGtcgtctttaattttttgtaggcTAAGAGGCtcgaaaataaaaaaatgtcgaAAGAGAATAAAATGCTATGTTCAAGGCATGTGGATCAACAATCGTATAGCCAGAGATCAAGAACCCTACCGCCATGTAGAAACATATTGCAACTATGAAAGAACTCCAAATTGTTTGGTTGCAAGGCGGTCCAAATGGCATTCCGGTGACTATATGAAAGACAATGATGAGAGGTTTATATGTTGTGTGTATTGCCGGTGTGATAATGAAGTTTATTTGTTCTAGTGACTATATGGAAGAAAGTAATAtattacaaaacaaataaacttCATGATCACACTGACAATACACACAGTACATAAACCTCTCATCATTCTTTCATATAGTCACTGGAAAGTCATCCGGACCGCCTTGCAATCAAATAATTTGGTGTTTTTCCATAGTTGCGACATGTTTCTACATGACAGTAGAGTTCTTGATCTCTGGCTATACGATTGTTGATCCACATGCCTTGAACATAGCCTTTTATTCTCTTTCGACATTTTTTTATTCTCGAATCTCTTAACctgcaaaaaattaaagatgacaAAATCCGCAAGCCCTGATACTTTAATTGGCCCCCATAACAACTTAAAATAACACTATATATGTACGATGCTTCTAATGTATCCCTTTTCATAAGTTTTTTCTAATAACTTAAGCCCTAGTTCCGGATTCTTGGAAGTGAAGTATCTATGCATGCCTTCTCTATATATTGCATATTAGTTTCCACTCTCTTTGTAACATCTTAAGAACGTAATTTCAGCATTTGTAGACCAAAATAACGAAATCTTCTTCAAAGATAATTGTTGGAGGATTTGATCCTCCTCTGCCAACCGGCATAAATCACTGCAAGTAAGTTTTGCCTTGAAAAGGTCGGTGAAGGAAGATGAAGCAACTTTTGTAAGAATTTCTATCAACATGTCATTTGGAAGAGAAATAATGTCAACCTTGTGCTCCTCTTCGTTTAAATCAGCCATGTcgatatatatatctataataaCAAGTTTAAATCAATTTATATAAGCATGTAAAAAAAACAATCATAGATTCTAGTGGTAATTGAGTGTGTAATGCAGTTATCATGTCCCATTTTTCTAGTTAAATCACAACTTGTTCCAAAAACCTTAGCTAATAGTATATATTTGGCACAAAGCTTCAAAAATTATGAACTCACAACAAAGCAATATGACCTTCCATTGCTAATTGTAGTACAACATGATTACCATGCATAAGAacaaattattgaaaattttaatagataTACTTATATTTGACAAATTGTTGAAAAATGTAACAGATATATTTAAATGAGAAATGTTTCTtatacaacttttatacaactctaataattttttttttttttttttaaattatcctTTGAATATCTAGGGCCcacatgtaaaaaaacaaattagggcccacatataaaaaaacaaatctaatggttaatcataaaaaaaaggtAGTTAAAATTGTGCGAAAGTTGTGCAAGCTAAAAAACATTACTCTACTTAAATTTGAGAActaacctcattttttttttttttgaaagaaactaaaatttttaattttttctttcaaatttatagggatacttttgtttttttttttttttttttaatttgtttttttttaaaaaaaaaaaaaaaaatctaaaatcatttttgtctttttactaATCTTAgaaaacattgacaattttttaataatttgaaagggACATTGTCCGATAACTTGTCTCAATGAAAAGTTTGGAATGACATTgtaattgagtggtagttttagagaaaaaaaatttcttcataaGTTTTTTGTTTACAGTTCTcacaacaaaaacattaacaacttcaaaatataaagggaacaacaaaaacattaacaaactcAAAATATAAATCATCCATTATCcacatctttatttttcttttctcctagCTTGCAGTATAGTGGGTTTacgattcttctttttttctttaacttgattttttcaaaatcaaaataaagtGGTAGACTGAGtgtataaacatatatattaggCAATCACTTATTTACATGCATATACAGTCCATGTTTTgcgattaattttcaaaatatttgtttcaacATTCTTCCACTACTATGGTACATTGAGATGGCAGAAGTTCTGTTTGTTTGCTAATTTTGGTGCAGCTCAACTCTATCTCTACAATTTCACATGACCAGAGACTCCTCTGAATAAACCATAAAGAGGCTGTGATCTTCTGAAACTGAATATATCGTCTATTTTCATAGAGTAGCGTTGTGGTTCACTTTTATCTGTCGTGTACTCCGAACTGTGTCGGTTTCCATACACTCCTACACTTAAAGTCCTCCTCTGAGGTGCACCAACTTTTATATGCTCATTGAAAAAATCGACCAAATCTTGTTTTTCCAGCTGCCTTAATGCTGCAACCTGTTTGAACGAACATcatccaaaagaaataaaaatatatgttttaatCAGCTCATGTTCCTTGACTATATCTTTCTGCTCCTATGACTGAGATCAGGAATTGTATATGACAAGTCCTGTATGATGTTTTGCCTCTTCAAATTCACATTCTTCACAGAAATTGATGTTATTATTACTAAACTTTATTGTTTTTGTGGTTGTTATTATTgtcattatcattattaatttttttttttttttaaaaaaagaagaggtcTCCAATAATACTTGGGGAGACTTATTCTAAGCACGTGCAAAAAAGATCAGATAGAAGATGTTCATACCTCAGATTCTCTCCTATCAAACTTGAGGGTCCCACCATAAATCTCTTGCCAGAAAAATCCAGATTCTTCACTCAAGTTCTTGTGCTTCTCAAGCTTCATGTCGATTAATGCATTCACATTACTCTGCATGACATGCAGTTTAGCAAATAAATTACcgtgaaataaaatcaaaacttgAAAATGCTAGGACACTTCAACCATAAAGTTGAATCGCTAAAGGTCCATTTAATCATCAAGGCTCTAGAAAATTTTACCTTTTGATGCACATAAAAACATCAAGATCTGAACCTAAGACCAATCCCATGTCTCCAACCCCCCGTCCGCAATATTCCACCCAAAGCCAAATTTGAGGGGCAAGCCTTGAATTTGatattaattaaaagataaatttatCTAATTACACTAAAGACATATGACATTTTACAGGATTGCTCATGTCCTGATGGCCCAAACGCTAGTAACGAATCAGGCAACCGTAATACACATCAGACTAACCATCCGATTTGATGATTATTTTGAAACATGGATTAGAAAAGCATTGCGGAACTACCTAGCCGTGAGGAAATTCCGGCTGTTTTTTTAGCTAATGGTATAAAAAGTTGTGATTTACTGAATGGATATAAACAATTCCAATGACATTATTTCAGCAcaaaaacttcacaaatatCACATTATAGGGCTTGACGTCGCCAATAAGTAGCAATTACAACTAattattcaaagtttattttgttttgtcaaGGCATATCTATGTTTTTGGACATTAAAACAAGAGGTGTCTAGTACAAAAAAAGGACTTCAAAATGAATTCAGAGGTCCCTGAGGTATgccagaaaaataatttactcctTACAGTCAAATTATGTCCATCGACTTTACCAATTCCGCTAGTGTGACCATTACTTAAATAGGACACATGTCACAATTTTATTGGTTCTAACATGTCACACTAACGGAATTTGTTCAGTCAGTGAATGGAATTTGACAGTAGagagtaaattgtttttttgataCTACAAGGactaaatttgcattttttccttcttaacTGATTCCATATTATGAGTGCACAAACTATTATCCTAAAAATGATGCATGTAATCCCACAAATTGTTTTGCATTCCATTTTGAGGGCATTGAAGGTTGACATCCAAAGCAAAGCTATTACATGTCTATCAACTATATCAGAGGACAGGAAACACTGGCTTCCCTTCTGAGTAAAGAAACAATATGTTAGCGAATAACTTAGACAATGCAGGTCATGGTAAGAACTCATATACAgacaaaaattacttaaaaactTTTTCTCACCTTGAATTCATCATTGGTAATCTCATAAAGTTTACTCTCAAATGTCTTGAGAAATGCCTCAACTCTTGAGTCAATAACTCCAGGACCCTGTTAAGATCAAGAGAGAGTACATGAGGCTAGGTAACAAGTCAACAGCATATAGAGAAAAAAGTCATACTATATACCTTTACTGTGGATTGGATGATAAACTGCACTCCACGGACACCAGAATCATtcctatattattaaaaatttgtaagtTATAAAAGAGAAGTGCAGATATTACATGCAAGGTGTGATAATTAGGGGGAACAGGTTTTACACACCTCTGCATGAGCTTAGTAATATACCCAAGCTGCTCAACTGACCTAAGCTGGTGGAAGGTTGGTTGCTTTGCAATGAGGGCAAAAAGCTGAAGCTTCACATTCAGCACAAAATCATCACGGTGAACCTAGACAATTTTTTAACAGGAGCATAACAGCTTCAGAACCACCATTGAGATATTTCATCCAGATCCCAATATCTGGACAGGTCACAAGAATATAAATTACAGAAATTGTGCACAAAATGGAAGAGAGAATTTTACGTTTCTTTCTTGAGAGAATACTATATCGGTTCTGGTGGCACAATGCATGTGCTTCCCATCCCACCTTGCTTTTCTataaattggatatcttttaATTTCGATCAATTGTGGTTAGCTTAAAATATTCTATGGAATTGTAACTACTAATTTTCCCTAGAATTTTTCTCCAGGAGTCGTATAGTGCacaaaaaccttaaaattatagtagagaaaacaatagcttaaAAGATTTTGCCCAATTATCTGATAAATGCATTTTGAGGAATTTTTCACCATGccacaaaaaatcaagagaGAAGAAACTGATATGAAAAAGTTTAACAGCTAACTTTACCCAGGAGTCATAAAGTCTGTGAGAAACTCAAACACAATGAATTAATTTAACAAATTATTCCAGCATTTAACCGGACCATACCATCTTTTAGAATCATGTAAAGTTACCTGAATATAGTGAACAAGGGCAGAATTCTCATCATTAGGATTAAGCCCTTCCGCAGGGTAGAAGTAACTCATGCCCCTTTCAAGTTTAACAACTCTATTTGCCGCATGTTGCGATGAGAATAAAGGTTGGCATACAGGGTTTGGACCACTAAATAAAACATCTTCAATATGATGGATCATCGATTCTGCTTCACTGTTTTCAATGTTTCCTGGAAAAATAGTAGTcacaaaatgaaattaaaaccCAGACAAGAATGGCTGATATTCACCAAAAATCAGAATAAAAAGTAAAGACTTAAAAGAACCTGCAATATAACACTCAAGGAAAGCCCTTGAGAGCATCACTGGAGCAAATTTTGCAAGATCTTCAGCTTCAAGATGAGGAAGAACCTCAAGTTTTTCCATCCAAGGCCATGTGTGGTCTTGCAGTATTAAAGAGCAATAGTACATAGCCTGCTGACAGGGTTGTTGgaacttgaaatttttgtacTTCTTCATTACCATTTCCTGATAAAAAAACATTCAGATATTATACCAATATGCTTTTGACAAATGCACTGCATGAGATATTTGATGGAATCCGCAAATTATATCTTCTATGCATGAGCTCCTCTTTAAATAAGATAAACTACATAAGGAAAATGTTCAGTGCTAACAAGATAAAGAAtacatacaaataaaaaattaaaagaaaaaaaaaatgaggtacaGTAGAGGAAATTCAAATGAACAGCAGTGAAAATATGGAAAACATCTAAAGTAGGAAAAACAAAGACATAGAGAtacaaaaataaagattaatgcTGAAACCATGTATATTGCTTGGACAACAAATTTccattcatgcatcaatatgCTGCAACAAATCCGAATGATTGATTCTTAAGCTGATCCGTAGCAAAATGTACTGCTATGTTTTGATTGTAAAGGTGATAATGCATGTGCAACAGTGTGCATAAACTAATCAAGTAAaggagggaaaaagaaaaaaaagaatccaTGGGCCAAGCCTCTTTGACTCGGTAAAACCAAGTGACCAATTAACAGTTCAACATAACAAAGCCCGCATCCTACGGGAAAACAAAACATGATCAATGACAGCACAAGCTAGGAATAACACAACCAATTCTTGAAACACCACTCATAAAGGTGATTCATTTGTATAGAGTGCTTGCAGAAACAAAACAATAGCAATATTCGAACAAGGTAGAAAGTTGAGATCTTGTAGGCAAAATGAGAATTACCTTTATCACAGAAAACCTGTCAAGTTTTACTTTGAAGCTTGCAATTTTTTGCACTACAGCTTCCAATAAAATCCTCAGTTTGTGATTGTAACCAACCAGAGTCACCTAAATAAGAAAAGCAAACAATTAGAACAAACAGGGACTCATGCTGTCAAAGGATtttggagggagggagggagagagagagagaggaggggggGAGGTAATGAGAAAGAAGAGTAACTACAACTAAATAATGGTTTGCGTAAAACTTTTCAGTTTGACTAACTTTAGCTTCCAATCATGAACGCAAGGCAATTTCCAGCTTGTCTAACACAACAAAGTTAGGCTAAAATAAAAATCGAAGTTAAATTTGAAAAGATTGAAAATGAGGAAATTTCTTTGAAGCTCATAAGTCCAGTTCAATAATTTATCTTGGTCAGACATACTTCATCAGCACAATAGAATAGTATCATTTATATTGCTAAAAAACGCATACGCACATATGAATTGACATCAAGGTGCCGTATACTGATGAAGGGAACCTACACAATCAGAAGATCCAAGCAATTCAAAATAGCTTAATACATTTAGCCAATGTAATCAGTGTTGTACCGCAGCAATGGTTAAAAATTTATCGTCATTGAAGAACACATTTTTAAATCTCTATGACCAAAGGCGGTTGGTAACACCAGATATTCAACCTTTTTTGGACCCTCTTTCCAGGTTGTGCTTCACTCTAGTTGTCCCTGAACATAATGATCCAAGTTCCCTTGCATTAAACTTCAaattttgttcaaagtaaatgaacAATCTTTCAGAAGTCTGAAAGTCTACCAGTTAAAATtcccaaattttatttgatgATCTGTCATGCTGTTGAATCATGCACTCGAAATCTCTCACTTGAACATATATTTACAACCTCCGTGCTAAGATTTTGAAAGATATGCCATCAACATATAGACAACAGTTTTCAAGCTTTTTTAGATCGATATGAGATAATTCTGTTTCCAAATAATTGAAGTCAAGTGCCAAttcaaattagaaaaatttgaaacctTAAAGACAATTTGATTATCAGTGGAATATAAAACCCAGATGCAAGGACAATTCAATAAGAAATTGAGAGCATATACTGTTGTCTATGAATATCCAACACATACTATTGTAACTCAACCTCTGGGAAATTAAGAAGTGTTATTAAGATACCTGAAAACCACAATCTGCATGGTTTATGCCATAATATAGACCAGCAACCCGTGCGTAATAAGCTGAAAAAGCCAAGTTAAAGTTAGGTCTTCTCGTGCGGGCTTTGGTGTGTGtatcggggggggggggggggggggggggggggggggggggtggtgtaACAAAAGACAGCTCAagtcatcaaattttattttacaggCCACCGTGTTATAATTAGGTTGCACTGCcccttttcaaataaaaaccatttatagaaaaaataaaataaaaaatagaacatcaaacaaacaaacgagAATCAGAACTCCATTTTGGTTCAAGTGATGTTATAAAATTCATCTTCTTACCATATTCATTCAAGTAATCCATTAACAACCGTGTAAAAATATGAGTCAGAACTTCTGCTTCAGGAGAGTTGCCAGCATGGGAACAATTGAAATCTATCTTAACATATGCTTTAGGAGTAGAAAACATTGTATCAGGCTTGTACCATAATCTTGAATAGGATGACCTTCTTAACAGAACCGGAAATTTGACCTGTTTCAAAGGTCAACAAATCAGAAAAATTAACAGAAAATAACGGTCACACGCACTTATAACTCATCATACCTTCTCTTGAGCACTCTTAAGTGAAAGATCAGTGCAAATGAACACATTGGGTGCTGGTAAATGCAAATTTTCATTAGGAGCACATAGCATCCATTCCTGCAATTAAATATGTAAGTTTAGAAGCACAGTAAAGTTACCCTCAGGACAAATTTAAGTTCCTAACCAACCTAATGAATTCAATTGACCAAGCAACTTCTCATTTAAGTCCCAACTTGTCTACAAACCTGAATCATGGAGCCAGTAATTTTCTCAATGACATATGCAGTTCCATACCATGGCTCAACTTTGTCTGTATGACCTTCAAAGTTTTTTGATTCCCAAAAGATTCTGTAGAAAAAGCTCATTAGGAAAACTACCATGACTCAACCATGTCAGTACAGCAGTTTGCAAATTGAAAACCGCCAACAGGACAACAATGAGAAACAACCAAATCCCTCATTACTCCATACATCCCAAATTGCTGGTCCTGTAGATCATTTTGGGATATGTCCCAAAATATTGTCTACTTTGAAAAGTCAATGGAGCATTTTAATAAACGACTTTTTTTAACTAAcccttttattttactttttttcttttttgataaataattcatttcattgaaaagcGCAAAGAGGTGCAACCCTAATGCACTTGATGTATACAAAGAAAGTCAATACGCCTCTTTTTCATTTGCTTTATCTGAGTTTAAATTGAGGGTAATTTTGAAAACTagtattttgttatttgaaaGACAATGCATTGAATAATATCCCCCcttaaaatatgaattttcaAAACAGGACTAACATACATGATGGAGGCAATAGTATCAACTTTGTAGAGAACAACTAGGAACAATATATACAGAATGTAAAGGATTAAATCCAATGGTCATATGGGAATTTTGATGCACTATTTATGTTCTGTTTTCAAATGCAATTATCATGTTTAAAATTTAGACCTTTGGAAAGAAATGCTGACAGGTGCATCCATGCCATTTTGCTCTTGATGGAGCATATTTAATATCAACACGAAAAAATTGATTTACCCTTTATCTCCTAGTTTAACATGCAAttataaagtttaaaatttAGATTCTAGGCAAAAATGCTGAAGGGTGCATCAATTCTGTTTGAGTGGAATATGAAGCATGAGGACACAATTATTAGACTACTGCCATACATGCAAATAAGTGAAATGAAATTCCTACACAAAATGATGTGAAACCACTGGTTGCTTGCTCATGGCACCATTTACATGGATATAGCTGTGTAGTACATATCACTTGATAACAATTCAAACTTTCACATGGTATGAGAGCAGAAATCATGGATTCAAACTCTAATTTCATAATTTATCCTAATTTCAGTTAAATTCCACGTATTGGCCTAGTTTTTTGTGGGGGAGCTTGAAGCTATACGTAAGggagaatgttaaaatattaattaaatgattaaattcatcatatcctattagtttaaacttttagaataactgataatttaacacaaaaataaataaataaattgtttgtaCAAGAGTTTTATCCCTATATTAATGAAAATTCAActttcaattttaataaattcttaCTACACACTTTCGAAGTAGTTTTCTGTGAATCATTAAAAGAATGCACATTAGAAGATTGAAAGTATAAACTCTAATGAAatcaataaaagagaaaaatataggttcatttaaaaaattaattataaaaattgttatattaccacttattccaaaaagCATAAACTtatgaaaaattgtaaatttatttACTTAACCATTATTTTAACACTCCTCTTTACAATGTGGACCCAAGCTCTTCTTCAATGTCTGGGATccaacaagattttttttttttaaaaaaaaaaactttagatCAAACATAGATGTGAAGTCATGATTAAAACTCAGGACCATATACTTTCATACCATTTTTAAATTAGcagttatcccaaaagtttaagttaataggaAATGGTGAATTTATTTGCTTAACCAAAACCGCTGTTAAAGCACACGGACTCTTATCAAAGAGTCCGAGTGCTAAAGACCTCTTACCCTCAACCGAAGATAAGAGATAACTCTTAGTTTTGAATTGTAAACAAATCGGTTAGACTTAGAGTAGAACTCTAACCGGTTGCATCTATTTTAGATCAGAATAGGTTTAAATTaagggataaataccccattggtacctgagttttacgtgtttttaaatttagtacctaagttttgtttcgtatcataggtggtacctgaattaagggtaaaaacccatttggtacctctgttagattttccgtccgaaatttaacggctcgccacgtgtcaaccgctgaggttgacacgtggcactacataaaaaaaaattaaaaattaaaatctttagaaaatgattaaaaataataaaattttaaaaaaaaaattaaaaaaaagaaaaaagaagaggggtggctgagccacccccttggccaccatgggggtggccggccacccccattttggccaaggaggtggcccagccacccccttggccggtctggccggtctggggtggccgaaccaccccctatggggtggttcggccaccccacagttgaaaaaaaaaaaaaaaaaaaaatttggaagggttttggccctagggggtggccgaactaccccctagggccacgggggtggttcggccacccccagacaggccggtctgggggtggccgaaccacccccgtggccctagagggtggttcggccacccccaagggcaaaccctcaatttttttttgatgggttttggcccttgggggtggccgaaccacccccgtggcccatgggggt encodes:
- the LOC133872516 gene encoding insulin-degrading enzyme-like 1, peroxisomal isoform X2, whose translation is MSADATMREIKAVDSENQKNLLSDARRMNQLQKHLSKEGHPFHKFSTGNWDTLEVRPKARGIDTRHELIKFYEENYSANLMHLVVYAKENLDKIQNLVEEKFQDIRNTDRSSLHCPGQPCALEHLQILVRTVPIKEGHKLRIIWPITPEIHHYKEGPCRYLGHLISHEGEGSLFYILKALGWATGLSAGEAACDLEFAFFKVIIDLTDAGHEHMQAIIGLLFKYIHLVQQSGICKWIFDELSAVCETKFHYQDKISPLDYAVNVASKMQMYPPKDWLVGSSLPSIFGPDTIQMVLKELSIDNVRIFWESKNFEGHTDKVEPWYGTAYVIEKITGSMIQEWMLCAPNENLHLPAPNVFICTDLSLKSAQEKVKFPVLLRRSSYSRLWYKPDTMFSTPKAYVKIDFNCSHAGNSPEAEVLTHIFTRLLMDYLNEYAYYARVAGLYYGINHADCGFQVTLVGYNHKLRILLEAVVQKIASFKVKLDRFSVIKEMVMKKYKNFKFQQPCQQAMYYCSLILQDHTWPWMEKLEVLPHLEAEDLAKFAPVMLSRAFLECYIAGNIENSEAESMIHHIEDVLFSGPNPVCQPLFSSQHAANRVVKLERGMSYFYPAEGLNPNDENSALVHYIQVHRDDFVLNVKLQLFALIAKQPTFHQLRSVEQLGYITKLMQRNDSGVRGVQFIIQSTVKGPGVIDSRVEAFLKTFESKLYEITNDEFKSNVNALIDMKLEKHKNLSEESGFFWQEIYGGTLKFDRRESEVAALRQLEKQDLVDFFNEHIKVGAPQRRTLSVGVYGNRHSSEYTTDKSEPQRYSMKIDDIFSFRRSQPLYGLFRGVSGHVKL
- the LOC133872516 gene encoding insulin-degrading enzyme-like 1, peroxisomal isoform X1, with translation MAVGKEEVEIVKARTDKREYRRIVLKNSLKVLLISDPDTDKCAAAMDVGVGSFSDPEGLEGLAHFLEHMLFFASEKYPVENSYRTYITEHGGRTNAFTSSEHTNYHFEVNADGFEEAFDRFAQFFIRPLMSADATMREIKAVDSENQKNLLSDARRMNQLQKHLSKEGHPFHKFSTGNWDTLEVRPKARGIDTRHELIKFYEENYSANLMHLVVYAKENLDKIQNLVEEKFQDIRNTDRSSLHCPGQPCALEHLQILVRTVPIKEGHKLRIIWPITPEIHHYKEGPCRYLGHLISHEGEGSLFYILKALGWATGLSAGEAACDLEFAFFKVIIDLTDAGHEHMQAIIGLLFKYIHLVQQSGICKWIFDELSAVCETKFHYQDKISPLDYAVNVASKMQMYPPKDWLVGSSLPSIFGPDTIQMVLKELSIDNVRIFWESKNFEGHTDKVEPWYGTAYVIEKITGSMIQEWMLCAPNENLHLPAPNVFICTDLSLKSAQEKVKFPVLLRRSSYSRLWYKPDTMFSTPKAYVKIDFNCSHAGNSPEAEVLTHIFTRLLMDYLNEYAYYARVAGLYYGINHADCGFQVTLVGYNHKLRILLEAVVQKIASFKVKLDRFSVIKEMVMKKYKNFKFQQPCQQAMYYCSLILQDHTWPWMEKLEVLPHLEAEDLAKFAPVMLSRAFLECYIAGNIENSEAESMIHHIEDVLFSGPNPVCQPLFSSQHAANRVVKLERGMSYFYPAEGLNPNDENSALVHYIQVHRDDFVLNVKLQLFALIAKQPTFHQLRSVEQLGYITKLMQRNDSGVRGVQFIIQSTVKGPGVIDSRVEAFLKTFESKLYEITNDEFKSNVNALIDMKLEKHKNLSEESGFFWQEIYGGTLKFDRRESEVAALRQLEKQDLVDFFNEHIKVGAPQRRTLSVGVYGNRHSSEYTTDKSEPQRYSMKIDDIFSFRRSQPLYGLFRGVSGHVKL